From the Roseibium salinum genome, one window contains:
- a CDS encoding DUF2214 domain-containing protein, producing MTDLLLDLAGWVSQTDLAVWLRRSRWGYAFVNGTHVLGIALLVGAIVPMDLRLIGVGSGLPVAALARRLVPVAATGLALAVLTGAFMLSLEPVDYLRMPVVQIKLSLVAIGSLSAILTHLRYGWWMAGAPERSLRTPGLISLCCWLPALFAGRLIAFLGS from the coding sequence GTGACTGACCTCCTGCTGGATCTGGCCGGTTGGGTCTCTCAGACGGACCTTGCCGTATGGCTGCGCCGGTCGCGCTGGGGCTACGCCTTTGTCAACGGCACCCATGTTCTGGGGATTGCCCTTCTGGTTGGCGCTATCGTGCCGATGGACCTGCGACTGATCGGCGTGGGATCCGGCCTGCCGGTTGCCGCCCTGGCGCGGCGTCTCGTGCCCGTGGCGGCAACGGGACTGGCGCTCGCGGTGCTGACCGGCGCCTTCATGCTGTCGCTGGAGCCGGTCGACTATCTGCGCATGCCGGTCGTTCAGATCAAACTGAGCCTTGTCGCCATTGGAAGCCTGTCCGCCATCCTGACGCATCTGCGTTACGGATGGTGGATGGCCGGGGCTCCTGAACGCAGTCTTCGCACGCCCGGCCTGATTTCCCTGTGCTGCTGGCTGCCGGCGCTATTCGCGGGCCGTCTGATCGCGTTTCTGGGAAGCTGA
- a CDS encoding YcjF family protein, with amino-acid sequence MIGTPPPSGRRPAAFRLDDSKVRMSDDETRTPSLDEALITQALQDDEEPRLPRDASTPKTGVRFGKWLMIGLSGLVSLAIGLAIDSLIRDLFARTDWLGWLGLALVALAALGLLGLAAKELAALARVGRIDDLRDRLQQAAEADDARAASAGLKELLALYRDRPETAQGRKALAGHMREVIDGRDLVKLAERDLLSPLDLEARRIVMNSAKRVSLVTAVSPRALVDLLAVLYENLRTVRRLSILYGGRPGTLGFVRLTRQVVTHLAVTGGMAAGDSLASQVLGHGLAARLSARLGEGVINGLLTARIGIAAIAVCRPAPFVAGRGPTISEFMGELISSSEKAEKAASASQKRDQTARE; translated from the coding sequence GTCCGGATGAGCGATGACGAGACCAGGACGCCTTCCCTGGATGAAGCCCTCATCACCCAGGCTCTTCAGGATGACGAAGAGCCGCGTCTGCCCCGGGATGCCAGCACGCCGAAAACCGGGGTCCGTTTCGGCAAATGGCTGATGATCGGGCTGTCCGGGCTCGTATCGCTTGCCATCGGCCTTGCGATCGACAGTCTGATCCGGGATCTCTTCGCCCGTACGGACTGGCTTGGCTGGCTGGGTCTTGCCCTTGTCGCCTTGGCCGCACTCGGGCTTCTTGGACTGGCTGCGAAGGAACTTGCCGCCCTCGCCCGTGTTGGCCGCATCGATGATCTGCGTGACCGCCTTCAGCAGGCGGCCGAAGCGGACGATGCCAGGGCCGCAAGCGCCGGGCTCAAGGAATTGCTGGCGCTCTATCGCGACCGGCCGGAAACGGCACAGGGCCGAAAGGCGCTTGCCGGGCATATGCGCGAGGTCATCGACGGACGCGACCTTGTCAAGCTTGCCGAACGGGATCTCCTCAGTCCGCTGGACCTCGAGGCCCGGAGGATCGTCATGAACAGCGCCAAGCGCGTGTCGCTGGTCACCGCTGTAAGCCCCCGCGCGCTGGTCGATCTTCTGGCGGTTCTCTATGAGAACCTGAGGACCGTCCGCCGGCTCTCGATCCTTTATGGCGGACGGCCGGGAACGCTTGGATTTGTGCGCCTAACCCGGCAGGTCGTGACCCACCTTGCCGTCACCGGCGGAATGGCCGCGGGCGACAGCCTCGCCTCCCAGGTACTCGGGCACGGGCTGGCGGCCCGCCTGTCGGCCCGGCTCGGCGAAGGCGTGATCAACGGTCTCCTGACCGCCCGCATCGGCATCGCCGCCATCGCCGTCTGCCGGCCGGCCCCCTTCGTTGCCGGCAGGGGACCAACAATCTCCGAATTCATGGGAGAGTTGATCTCCTCGTCCGAGAAGGCCGAAAAGGCAGCCTCAGCTTCCCAGAAACGCGATCAGACGGCCCGCGAATAG